A genome region from Alicyclobacillus acidocaldarius subsp. acidocaldarius DSM 446 includes the following:
- a CDS encoding ParB/RepB/Spo0J family partition protein, which yields MSTIHIDRLKPHPKNAEYFADIDGEKYEELKRSIATHGIRDPLKITPDGTVIAGHQRLRIARELGFEQVPVVIYDVPPEEAEYLLIADNEERRSQDDDPIRKAKRAKFLKEYWGVHRGVNQYSRVNQNGESPKTSKDIAEAVGTDAAHLPRLLKLNDLIPELQTLVSASKLGTTAAEQLAHLTPDEQRALFQAFGEAIGERTVAEAKEIRRQIEEERRLREAAEKRVRELEGSLQRLTREIEAAKDEPAALRAALEDTQRELEQARRELAERPRIEVVSEEIKRALDDLRKQNDELKASLAEQERLADKLRKEKAAALEAKRQAEDEAIKERLARQRLEKTFESAGNSEASYAALRNLESKLYEVRQDVAGMLAVWEPESVSDEVRDHFVSVLYVTAEALTNLAKKCEGVKSNNVLMFRRDR from the coding sequence ATGAGCACAATCCACATTGACCGTCTCAAGCCACACCCCAAGAACGCCGAGTACTTCGCCGATATTGATGGCGAGAAGTACGAGGAACTCAAGCGGAGCATCGCCACCCACGGTATCCGCGATCCGCTCAAGATTACGCCGGACGGCACAGTGATCGCCGGACATCAGAGACTTCGGATCGCAAGGGAGCTCGGATTCGAGCAAGTGCCCGTTGTGATCTACGACGTGCCACCGGAGGAAGCGGAATATCTGCTGATCGCGGACAACGAAGAACGGCGCAGCCAGGACGATGATCCGATCCGGAAGGCGAAGCGGGCGAAGTTCCTCAAGGAGTATTGGGGAGTACACCGCGGCGTCAATCAGTATTCGAGGGTTAACCAAAATGGTGAATCCCCCAAGACGAGCAAGGACATCGCAGAGGCTGTGGGAACGGATGCTGCGCACTTACCGAGATTGCTGAAGCTTAACGATCTGATTCCAGAACTCCAAACTCTCGTGTCCGCAAGCAAACTCGGCACAACCGCCGCAGAACAGCTTGCCCATCTGACGCCCGATGAGCAACGCGCGTTATTTCAAGCCTTTGGCGAGGCCATTGGCGAGCGCACGGTTGCAGAAGCAAAGGAGATCCGTCGTCAGATCGAAGAGGAACGTCGTTTGCGGGAAGCTGCAGAAAAGCGGGTACGCGAACTGGAAGGCTCGCTTCAGCGACTTACCCGCGAAATTGAAGCGGCAAAAGACGAACCCGCTGCGCTTCGAGCGGCGCTGGAGGACACGCAGCGCGAGTTGGAACAGGCGCGGCGGGAACTGGCTGAGCGGCCGCGCATCGAGGTTGTGTCAGAGGAGATCAAGCGGGCGCTCGACGATCTGCGTAAGCAGAATGACGAACTGAAAGCGTCACTCGCGGAGCAGGAGCGTCTTGCAGACAAGCTTCGCAAAGAGAAGGCCGCCGCGTTGGAAGCCAAACGTCAGGCGGAGGACGAGGCGATCAAGGAACGCCTTGCGCGCCAGCGATTGGAGAAGACCTTCGAGTCGGCGGGGAATTCCGAAGCGAGCTATGCCGCGCTGCGTAATCTCGAATCCAAGCTGTACGAGGTGCGTCAAGACGTCGCGGGCATGCTTGCGGTTTGGGAACCGGAATCCGTCTCAGACGAAGTTCGGGATCACTTTGTGTCCGTGCTCTATGTGACTGCTGAGGCGTTGACGAACCTTGCGAAGAAGTGCGAAGGCGTCAAGTCGAACAATGTCCTGATGTTCCGGAGGGACCGCTGA
- a CDS encoding ParB/RepB/Spo0J family partition protein, with amino-acid sequence MSIHRLKPHPKNEEYYADLTGEKYEELKRSIEVHGIRDPLKILPDGTILAGHQRYRIARELGIEQVPVAIYDVSPEEAEYLLIADNEERRGEDNDPMRKARRAKFLAEYWGVQRGGDRRSKDQIGLLKTLDDIADSIGESKTNTKRLIKLNNLIPELQALVSSGKLGTSAAEQLAYLSPEIQRTLYEALGEEIANRTFAETKELRRRLEEAERRDQETARLQAELAELREQGREEDRQKIEQLERRIRDLQAQSWRVVTLEQELSALRERGRKEDRERIAELEREIEELKNRPVERVEVVPDSVQEEIEAWKRRAAELESKLKSTEELANQHAERVAKLFDEVVRLKSGGAVVEMPKRRDEEFNVSEWAKQYFRFMGDTSFLLKANPERMDALVEHLLQKRNTEILLLDLQMLERVAVFAEYMHKRLSERLHKPQLIKG; translated from the coding sequence ATGAGCATTCACCGTCTGAAACCCCATCCGAAGAACGAAGAATACTATGCGGATCTGACGGGTGAGAAGTACGAAGAACTGAAGCGCAGCATTGAAGTCCATGGCATTCGCGACCCGTTGAAAATTCTTCCGGACGGTACCATCTTGGCGGGGCACCAACGCTATCGAATTGCGCGGGAATTGGGAATCGAGCAGGTGCCGGTGGCGATTTACGACGTGTCGCCTGAAGAGGCGGAGTACCTTTTGATTGCTGATAACGAAGAGCGGCGCGGCGAGGACAATGACCCGATGCGCAAAGCGCGAAGGGCGAAGTTTTTGGCGGAGTACTGGGGCGTGCAGAGAGGAGGAGATCGTCGATCAAAAGACCAAATTGGTCTTTTGAAAACACTAGACGATATCGCTGATTCAATAGGAGAAAGTAAAACGAACACGAAACGCCTCATCAAGCTAAACAATCTCATTCCAGAACTTCAAGCTTTGGTCTCCTCAGGAAAGCTCGGCACAAGCGCCGCCGAGCAGTTGGCGTACCTAAGCCCGGAAATCCAGCGTACCTTGTATGAAGCGTTGGGAGAGGAGATCGCGAACCGCACGTTCGCAGAGACCAAGGAATTGCGGCGGAGACTCGAAGAGGCGGAACGTCGCGACCAGGAAACGGCGCGGTTGCAGGCGGAACTCGCGGAGTTACGCGAGCAAGGGCGAGAGGAAGATCGCCAGAAGATCGAGCAGTTGGAACGTCGAATCCGGGATCTCCAGGCTCAAAGTTGGCGCGTGGTCACGCTGGAGCAGGAGTTGTCCGCGTTGCGGGAGCGTGGGCGGAAAGAGGACCGCGAGCGAATTGCCGAGCTGGAGCGAGAGATCGAAGAACTGAAGAATCGGCCTGTGGAGCGCGTCGAGGTGGTGCCGGATTCGGTTCAAGAGGAAATCGAGGCCTGGAAACGTCGTGCGGCCGAGCTCGAAAGCAAACTGAAGTCCACGGAAGAACTCGCCAATCAACATGCGGAGCGTGTCGCGAAACTGTTCGACGAGGTTGTGAGACTCAAAAGTGGCGGTGCGGTTGTGGAGATGCCCAAGAGACGGGACGAGGAGTTCAACGTCTCAGAGTGGGCCAAGCAGTATTTCCGATTCATGGGTGATACGTCGTTCCTTTTAAAGGCGAATCCCGAGCGCATGGATGCGCTTGTGGAGCATTTGTTGCAGAAGCGGAACACCGAGATCTTGCTGCTGGATCTGCAAATGCTGGAGCGCGTTGCGGTGTTTGCGGAGTACATGCACAAGCGGTTATCTGAACGGCTGCACAAGCCGCAATTGATCAAGGGGTGA
- a CDS encoding putative holin-like toxin yields MSVAEALSLMIQFGSFVVTLLTLVVALVTLLKRK; encoded by the coding sequence ATGAGCGTAGCCGAAGCGTTGTCGCTGATGATCCAATTCGGGTCATTTGTCGTCACGCTGTTGACGCTCGTCGTGGCACTGGTCACCTTGCTCAAACGCAAGTAG
- a CDS encoding RNA-guided endonuclease InsQ/TnpB family protein yields the protein MELTRTVRVRLDPTPEQASALALTIEANRQALDYVSRIAFERRIRNAFDLQRIVYRTIRTRFGLRAQMACTVCRTVAAVYKSMKSNGNANALAKFKHAKPVFQWNKDYVLRSGLAYITTLDGRLRIPFRVEPPYQRYLQDGWTFGAAELVQKRHGWFLHVSVSKTVPDPVGDFDAVIGVDQGMRFLVTASCGNEVMFIRGGKVKQTRLRYVRLRASLQRKGTRSAKRRLKAIGRRESRFMTDVNHQIAKAVVRFAKAQGQRPLIVLEDLTGSNLSVRFRMKDQYWRMSWAFRQLADFIRYKAEEVGIAVMVIDPTGTSETCPKCGHCEAANRSRKRHEFRCKKCGYRCNDDLAASRVIAQKGLECLRQSQSA from the coding sequence ATGGAGCTCACCCGTACCGTCCGCGTTCGATTGGATCCAACGCCGGAACAAGCTTCTGCGCTTGCTCTCACCATCGAGGCGAATCGTCAGGCGCTCGATTATGTGAGTCGTATCGCCTTCGAGCGTCGGATCCGCAATGCGTTTGACTTGCAGCGTATCGTATACCGAACCATTCGCACCCGATTCGGTCTGCGTGCGCAGATGGCCTGCACCGTGTGTCGCACCGTCGCCGCGGTGTACAAGAGCATGAAATCGAACGGCAACGCGAACGCGCTGGCAAAGTTCAAGCATGCCAAGCCCGTGTTCCAGTGGAACAAGGATTATGTGCTGCGAAGCGGCTTGGCGTACATCACGACGCTTGATGGTCGCCTGCGAATCCCGTTTCGTGTGGAGCCTCCATACCAACGGTATTTGCAGGACGGCTGGACCTTCGGTGCAGCCGAACTCGTTCAAAAGCGACACGGATGGTTTTTGCATGTGTCCGTGTCGAAGACGGTTCCGGATCCCGTTGGCGATTTCGACGCCGTGATCGGCGTTGACCAAGGAATGCGCTTCCTTGTCACAGCCTCTTGTGGCAATGAGGTGATGTTCATCCGCGGCGGCAAGGTCAAACAGACCCGCCTCCGCTACGTCCGTCTGCGCGCGTCCCTTCAGCGCAAAGGCACTCGCTCGGCCAAGCGCCGCCTGAAGGCGATCGGTCGAAGAGAATCCCGTTTCATGACGGACGTCAACCACCAAATCGCCAAGGCTGTGGTCCGCTTCGCAAAGGCCCAAGGTCAACGTCCGCTCATTGTGCTTGAGGATCTCACAGGCAGTAACCTGTCCGTCCGATTCCGGATGAAAGATCAATACTGGCGCATGAGTTGGGCGTTCCGGCAGTTGGCAGACTTCATTCGCTACAAGGCGGAAGAAGTCGGGATTGCCGTTATGGTCATTGATCCGACGGGCACAAGCGAGACCTGCCCGAAGTGCGGACACTGCGAAGCTGCGAATCGAAGCCGCAAGCGTCACGAATTCCGTTGCAAGAAGTGCGGCTATCGATGCAACGACGATTTGGCCGCAAGCCGCGTGATCGCCCAAAAGGGCCTGGAATGCTTGCGGCAGAGCCAGAGCGCATGA
- a CDS encoding DNA cytosine methyltransferase codes for MVSLCSGVGCIDLAAAWYGIRTVMFCEIDPYCQQVLQKRFPGVPIIADIRDVTAEKVREVTGLDRIDIVCGGWPCQPHSVAGKRLGAQDERDLWPEFRRVLRDLRPRWFVGENVPGILSTDAGRFFGSVLRDLAEIGFDVRWGVHGACDVGAPHRRERVFLLAYHHEV; via the coding sequence ATGGTGAGTCTCTGCAGTGGTGTCGGTTGCATCGATTTGGCGGCCGCATGGTACGGAATTCGGACTGTGATGTTTTGCGAGATCGACCCTTATTGCCAACAGGTGCTTCAGAAGCGTTTTCCCGGCGTACCGATCATCGCGGACATTCGGGATGTGACGGCGGAGAAGGTGCGTGAGGTGACGGGGCTTGATCGGATCGACATCGTTTGCGGAGGGTGGCCATGTCAGCCGCACAGCGTGGCCGGGAAACGATTGGGCGCTCAGGACGAACGGGATCTTTGGCCCGAGTTCCGGCGAGTGCTTCGCGATCTTAGACCCCGATGGTTCGTGGGCGAGAATGTGCCAGGGATCCTGTCAACTGATGCTGGACGGTTCTTTGGAAGCGTTCTCCGGGACCTGGCCGAAATCGGGTTTGATGTACGATGGGGCGTGCATGGAGCATGTGACGTGGGTGCGCCGCATCGACGGGAGAGAGTATTCTTGCTGGCCTACCATCACGAGGTTTGA
- a CDS encoding DNA adenine methylase, which produces MIDHVSTARQKPRRKRIAFGWYGGKYSHLSWLLPLLPRAHHYCEPFGGSAAVLLNRDPSPVETYNDLDGEVVNFFRVLREQRDALIEAIALTPFSREEFVRAIVEPTGGLTELERARRFYVRARQARMALAQTATPGRWAACRNTSQRGMAGNVSRWLGSAANLAEIAARLVRVQIEHRPAMDVIRAYDSPDTLFYCDPPYIHATRTDPRAYRYEMSDEEHMELARVLHNVRGKVAISGYHCDLMDELYRDWRCIDAPPKQCHASKRWRQEALWVNY; this is translated from the coding sequence ATGATCGATCACGTGAGCACGGCGCGCCAGAAACCAAGGAGAAAGCGAATCGCGTTTGGCTGGTACGGCGGCAAGTACAGTCACTTGTCGTGGCTCCTGCCGCTGTTGCCGCGAGCGCATCATTATTGCGAGCCGTTCGGAGGCTCGGCAGCGGTCTTACTGAATCGGGATCCTTCACCTGTGGAGACGTATAACGATCTGGACGGGGAAGTCGTCAATTTCTTTCGCGTGCTTCGCGAGCAGCGCGACGCCTTGATTGAGGCGATCGCGCTCACGCCGTTCAGTCGAGAAGAGTTTGTCCGGGCCATCGTTGAGCCAACAGGTGGTCTAACTGAACTCGAGCGCGCAAGGCGGTTCTACGTCCGAGCAAGACAGGCTCGCATGGCACTGGCGCAGACCGCTACACCGGGGCGTTGGGCGGCATGCCGCAACACGAGCCAGCGCGGGATGGCAGGCAATGTGTCCCGTTGGCTTGGAAGTGCGGCCAATTTGGCCGAGATCGCAGCGCGTCTGGTCCGCGTGCAGATCGAACATCGCCCTGCGATGGACGTGATTCGTGCCTACGACAGTCCTGATACGTTGTTTTACTGCGACCCGCCATACATCCATGCGACCCGAACAGATCCGAGAGCCTATCGTTACGAGATGAGCGACGAGGAGCACATGGAACTTGCGCGGGTTTTGCACAATGTTCGGGGCAAGGTTGCGATTTCCGGTTATCATTGCGATCTGATGGACGAGCTGTATCGAGATTGGCGGTGTATCGACGCGCCGCCAAAACAGTGCCATGCGTCGAAGAGGTGGCGTCAGGAAGCTCTGTGGGTCAACTATTGA
- a CDS encoding phosphodiester glycosidase family protein, with protein sequence MNEVIINVRDPHIEVQPAIANHELGTTATLAQIAQQNHAIAAINGTFFDAGGDNFPAGALEINGQFVYNEKGTLLGIGAQGQLTMLRATEELSLNVYDPTNPISNMWPWFLNTLSTNPMRVSVLTPFYGPRTRDSSSVVAEVENNKIVAIHDGITPIPSNGYDIEIGAGEAKTPIMQRVHVGDRAVWGDTVVSLDTGKTVPFSAYPNAIGAGPMLLNNGRIDIEPAKEGLDNYEVVDAVTLRSVVGFNSSGQLVFLTIHDANVYQEAQIAKALGLTYAMNLDGGSSTGLWYEGRYLTVPQRALATAIVVEER encoded by the coding sequence GTGAATGAGGTCATCATCAATGTTCGCGATCCGCACATTGAGGTTCAACCCGCTATCGCGAATCACGAGCTTGGCACCACGGCTACGTTGGCTCAGATTGCCCAGCAGAATCACGCGATCGCCGCGATCAACGGCACGTTCTTCGACGCGGGTGGCGACAACTTCCCGGCCGGGGCTTTGGAAATCAACGGCCAATTCGTGTACAACGAGAAGGGCACGCTTCTCGGCATTGGCGCTCAGGGCCAGCTTACGATGCTACGTGCGACTGAGGAGCTGTCGCTGAACGTCTACGATCCTACGAATCCGATCAGCAACATGTGGCCCTGGTTTCTCAACACCTTGAGCACCAACCCTATGCGGGTCAGCGTGTTGACGCCGTTCTACGGGCCGCGCACTCGCGATTCGTCGTCTGTCGTGGCGGAAGTGGAGAATAACAAGATCGTTGCGATCCACGACGGCATCACACCAATTCCAAGCAATGGCTACGACATCGAGATTGGCGCGGGAGAGGCGAAAACCCCCATCATGCAGCGGGTCCATGTGGGGGATCGGGCAGTGTGGGGAGATACTGTAGTTTCACTGGACACAGGAAAGACTGTACCGTTCAGTGCTTATCCAAACGCCATTGGAGCCGGTCCCATGTTGCTTAACAATGGCCGCATCGACATCGAGCCAGCAAAAGAAGGACTGGATAACTACGAAGTCGTGGACGCGGTGACACTGCGCTCGGTGGTCGGCTTCAATTCGTCCGGGCAGTTGGTGTTTTTGACGATTCACGACGCGAATGTATACCAGGAAGCTCAGATCGCCAAAGCGCTCGGTTTGACATACGCGATGAACCTTGACGGGGGGAGTTCAACAGGACTGTGGTATGAGGGGCGCTACTTGACGGTTCCGCAGCGAGCCTTGGCGACTGCGATCGTGGTGGAAGAGAGGTAA